From Xyrauchen texanus isolate HMW12.3.18 chromosome 12, RBS_HiC_50CHRs, whole genome shotgun sequence, one genomic window encodes:
- the LOC127652272 gene encoding alpha-2,8-sialyltransferase 8F-like: MHVMRSLILLLPVITLFSFFSLAFWLFIANNNVAPRPSSKLPQKRSDTSQPCKGCRDSALIDKAPEKYSGWTKQEANFKSFSSLLNSKCHAVSKAVVTQNNTPVGSSVLYDGEKRKPLQVTQALFSILSKEQPFGNATWESCAVVGNGGILVNSSCGEDINSAQFVIRCNLPPLGNQYEQDVGNKTNLVTANPSILHEKYSGLMERRRPFVENLRPYGQALLLLPAFSYGQNTAVSLRAFYTLEDFGSDRPLPIFLNPEYLRRLTKFWREQGLKSVRLSTGIIMASLALEICANVHLYGFWPFNKHPHYNQSITNHYYDNRESKKNVHSMPTEFEHLLKLHKQGVVRIHLGECQPTHS; this comes from the exons ATGCACGTTATGAGGTCTCTTATACTCTTGCTTCCTGTCATCACCTTGTTCTCTTTCTTCAGTCTGGCCTTCTGGTTATTCATCGCTAACAA TAATGTAGCTCCTCGTCCTTCATCGAAGCTTCCACAAAAACGCTCAGATACTTCACAACCTTGCAAGGGATGCAG agaCAGTGCTTTAATTGATAAAGCACCAGAGAAATACTCTGGATGGACAAAACAGGAGGCAAACTTTAAAAGTTTCAG ctCATTACTAAACAGCAAGTGCCATGCTGTATCCAAAGCCGTGGTCACACAGAACAACACACCTGTGGGGTCAAGCGTTCTCTATGATGGTGAGAAGAGAAAGCCACTGCAGGTGACCCAAGCCCTGTTCAGCATCTTGTCTAAG gAACAGCCCTTTGGAAATGCAACATGGGAGTCCTGTGCTGTGGTTGGGAATGGAGGTATTTTGGTCAATAGCAGCTGTGGAGAGGACATTAATTCAGCCCAGTTTGTCATCAG ATGTAACCTTCCGCCACTGGGGAACCAATATGAGCAAGATGTGGGCAACAAAACAAACTTGGTGACTGCAAATCCCAGCATCCTTCATGAAAA ATACAGTGGACTGATGGAGCGCCGCCGGCCATTTGTGGAAAACCTTCGTCCTTACGGACAAGCTTTATTGCTGCTTCCTGCCTTCTCCTATGGCCAAAACACGGCTGTATCCCTGCGTGCCTTTTACACACTGGAGGACTTTGGCAGTGATAGGCCGCTGCCTATTTTCCTGAACCCGGAGTACTTGAGGAGACTGACGAAGTTCTGGCGTGAGCAAGGCCTTAAGTCAGTTCGTCTCAGCACAGGAATCATCATGGCTAGTTTAGCACTAGAGATTTGTGCTAACGTCCATTTATACGGCTTTTGGCCTTTCAACAAACATCCACATTACAATCAATCGATCACCAACCATTATTACGATAATCGGGAGAGCAAGAAGAATGTGCACTCCATGCCGACTGAGTTTGAACATTTACTGAAACTCCACAAGCAAGGTGTGGTTCGCATACACCTGGGGGAGTGTCAGCCCACTCACAGCTAA